From one Nycticebus coucang isolate mNycCou1 chromosome 14, mNycCou1.pri, whole genome shotgun sequence genomic stretch:
- the NDUFC2 gene encoding NADH dehydrogenase [ubiquinone] 1 subunit C2: protein MMSGRPGRVPLQFLPDEARNLPPPKLTDPRLLYIGFMGYCSGLLDNALRRRPVLSAGLHRQLLHVTSFVFIGYYLLKRQEYMYAVRDHDMLAYIKSHPEDFPEKDRKTYGEIFEEFYPVR, encoded by the exons ATGATGAGCGGACGGCCGGGCCGAGTGCCCTTACAGTTCCTGCCAGATGAGGCCCGGAACCTGCCCCCACCCAAATTGACCGACCCGCGGCTCCTTTACATCGGCTTCATGGGCTACTGCTCCGGCCTGTTGGATAACGCGCTCCGGCGGAGACCGGTGCTGTCGGCAG GTTTGCATCGCCAGCTGTTACATGTTACatcctttgtttttattggaTATTATCTTTTAAAACGTCAAGAGTATATGTATGCTGTGAGGGACCATGATATGTTAGCATACATAAAATCACATCCGGAGGATTTTCCTGAAAAAG ataGAAAAACTTATGGTGAAATTTTTGAAGAATTCTATCCAGTACGTTGA